The Aureimonas mangrovi genome includes a region encoding these proteins:
- a CDS encoding heme lyase CcmF/NrfE family subunit produces the protein MIVELGHFALVLALAVSLVQSTLPMVGARRGDMRLMETGSVAAVATLALLGLSFAALTIAYVNSDFSVLNVVQNSHSLKPLLYKITGVWGNHEGSMLLWVLILAFFASLVALFGRDLPASLRANVLSVQAWITSAFLVFILLTSNPFERVFPAPMEGQDLNPILQDIGLAIHPPMLYLGYVGFSIAFAFAVAALIEGRIDAAWARWVRPWTLTAWVFLTAGISMGSYWAYYELGWGGWWFWDPVENASFMPWLSGTALLHSALVMEKRAALKIWTVLLAILTFSLSLLGTFLVRSGVLTSLHSFAVDPERGVFILAILCVFIGGSLALFAWRSSELEAGGLFTPISREGALVFNNLFLTTATATILIGTLYPLVLETITGTKISVGPPFFNATFVPLMLPLLLAVPFGPLLAWKRGDLKAAAERLYFAVGLSLFAAILTLALAEGTRILAAFGFALAVWLMAGALVDLWGRAAFTRVPFATALRRLAGLPRSAFGTALAHFGLGVTVLGIVAVSAFETESVTVMEPGQHFEAGGYTVRFEGIVPREGPNYTEDVGTFVIEQDGEARGRVESARRFYPARQMPTTEAGIHTEIFTQVYVSLGDPLANGGQTVVRIWVKPLVTLIWYGTVFMSLGGLVSLADRRLRVGAPSRRKTAGGTEGEAPGGRGVPA, from the coding sequence ATGATCGTCGAGCTTGGACATTTCGCGCTCGTCCTGGCTCTGGCCGTGTCGCTGGTGCAGTCCACGCTGCCGATGGTCGGCGCGCGGCGCGGCGACATGCGGCTGATGGAGACGGGCTCGGTCGCGGCGGTGGCGACGCTGGCGCTGCTCGGCCTGTCCTTCGCGGCCCTGACGATCGCCTACGTCAACTCCGACTTCTCGGTGCTGAACGTCGTCCAGAACTCGCATTCGCTGAAGCCGCTTCTCTACAAGATCACCGGCGTGTGGGGGAACCACGAGGGCTCGATGCTCCTGTGGGTGCTGATCCTCGCCTTTTTCGCCTCGCTCGTCGCGCTGTTCGGGCGCGACCTGCCGGCAAGCCTTCGCGCCAACGTCCTGTCCGTGCAAGCCTGGATCACCAGCGCCTTCCTCGTCTTCATCCTGCTGACCTCCAACCCGTTCGAGCGCGTCTTCCCGGCGCCGATGGAGGGGCAGGATCTCAATCCGATCCTCCAGGACATCGGGCTCGCGATCCATCCGCCGATGCTCTATCTCGGCTATGTCGGCTTCTCGATCGCCTTCGCCTTCGCGGTGGCCGCGCTGATCGAGGGGCGCATCGACGCCGCGTGGGCGCGCTGGGTGCGACCCTGGACGCTGACGGCCTGGGTCTTCCTGACGGCCGGGATCTCGATGGGCTCCTACTGGGCCTATTACGAACTCGGCTGGGGCGGCTGGTGGTTCTGGGACCCGGTGGAGAACGCGAGCTTCATGCCGTGGCTTTCGGGCACCGCGCTCCTTCATTCGGCGCTGGTGATGGAAAAGCGCGCCGCGCTGAAGATCTGGACCGTGCTCCTCGCGATCCTCACCTTCTCGCTCTCGCTCCTCGGCACGTTCCTCGTGCGCTCCGGCGTCCTGACCTCGCTGCATTCCTTCGCGGTGGACCCCGAGCGCGGCGTCTTCATCCTCGCCATCCTGTGCGTCTTCATCGGCGGCTCGCTGGCGCTCTTCGCCTGGCGCTCGAGCGAGCTCGAGGCGGGCGGCCTCTTCACGCCGATCAGCCGCGAGGGCGCGCTCGTCTTCAACAACCTGTTCCTGACCACGGCGACGGCGACGATCCTGATCGGGACGCTCTACCCGCTGGTGCTGGAGACGATTACGGGCACCAAGATCTCGGTGGGCCCGCCCTTCTTCAACGCGACCTTCGTCCCGCTGATGCTGCCGCTTCTGCTGGCCGTGCCCTTCGGCCCGCTGCTGGCCTGGAAGCGGGGAGACCTGAAGGCGGCGGCCGAACGGCTCTACTTCGCCGTCGGGCTGTCGCTGTTCGCGGCGATCCTGACGCTGGCGCTGGCGGAGGGAACGCGCATCCTCGCCGCCTTCGGCTTCGCACTCGCGGTCTGGCTGATGGCGGGCGCGCTCGTCGATCTCTGGGGCCGCGCCGCCTTCACGCGTGTGCCCTTCGCAACCGCGCTGCGGCGCCTTGCCGGCCTGCCGCGCTCCGCCTTCGGCACGGCGCTCGCCCATTTCGGGCTGGGCGTGACGGTGCTCGGCATCGTCGCCGTCAGCGCCTTCGAGACCGAAAGCGTGACGGTGATGGAACCCGGCCAGCACTTCGAGGCGGGCGGCTATACCGTGCGCTTCGAGGGCATCGTGCCACGCGAGGGGCCGAACTACACCGAGGATGTCGGGACCTTCGTCATCGAGCAGGACGGCGAGGCGCGCGGCCGCGTCGAGAGCGCGCGACGCTTCTACCCGGCGCGGCAGATGCCGACGACCGAGGCCGGCATCCACACCGAGATCTTCACGCAGGTCTACGTCTCGCTTGGCGATCCGCTCGCCAATGGCGGGCAGACGGTGGTGCGCATCTGGGTGAAGCCGCTCGTCACGCTGATCTGGTACGGCACGGTGTTCATGTCGCTCGGCGGGCTCGTCTCGCTGGCCGACCGCCGCCTGCGCGTCGGCGCGCCGTCCCGGCGCAAGACCGCCGGCGGCACCGAGGGCGAAGCGCCCGGCGGGCGGGGCGTGCCGGCATGA
- the ccmE gene encoding cytochrome c maturation protein CcmE, translating into MTRKQKRLAGIGAMMAVVALAMGLVLTALSDSVAFFNSPTDLMADTAVPGQRVRLGGIVEAGSVVRGAGEEVRFSVTDSVESVPVIYVGLLPDLFREGQGVVTEGALGPDRVFAADTVLAKHDETYMPREVVDDLKARGLWQEGEGLAPAALARPVEESGS; encoded by the coding sequence ATGACCCGCAAGCAGAAGCGGCTGGCCGGCATCGGCGCGATGATGGCGGTCGTGGCGCTGGCGATGGGGCTCGTTCTCACCGCGCTGTCGGATTCGGTCGCCTTCTTCAACTCGCCCACGGATCTCATGGCCGACACCGCAGTGCCCGGACAGCGCGTGCGTCTCGGCGGCATCGTGGAGGCGGGGTCGGTCGTGCGCGGCGCGGGTGAGGAGGTGCGCTTCAGCGTGACCGATTCGGTTGAGAGCGTGCCGGTGATCTATGTCGGCCTCCTGCCCGATCTCTTCCGCGAGGGGCAAGGCGTGGTGACGGAGGGCGCACTCGGGCCGGACCGCGTCTTCGCTGCCGATACCGTGCTCGCCAAGCACGACGAGACCTACATGCCGCGCGAGGTCGTGGATGATCTGAAGGCGCGCGGGCTGTGGCAGGAGGGCGAGGGACTGGCGCCGGCCGCGCTCGCCCGGCCGGTGGAGGAGAGCGGCTCATGA
- the ccmI gene encoding c-type cytochrome biogenesis protein CcmI, giving the protein MFWTAAALLTAIVALTLARPLLRAAPNGAPAGVEHDVEVYKAQLGELDGDLRRGTISASEAESARAEIGRRLLRAAAQTGQGTGAPVRLTPAALGIAVALPLAALGFYGWVGSPQMPDAPLAARADVAPGDIDLQAMIAAAEARLRANPQDGRGWDVLAPVYLRAGDAGKAAQAYRQAIGLLGETPVRLMGLGEALTRGAGGEVTDEAREAFERVAAAEPEMTAPRFFLALDLSQEGRFAEAAEAWRALLETAPADAPWRRLAEDALRDAQAQGGMPSGGPTAAEVAARAAATPQGEQGEMIAGMVAGLAARLEAEPDDAEGWARLVHAYSVLGDRPAASAALARAGETFDPGSPEWRLIETAARNAGIEPSAGEGEARP; this is encoded by the coding sequence ATGTTCTGGACTGCCGCCGCCCTTCTGACCGCCATCGTGGCCCTGACGCTCGCCCGCCCGCTCCTGCGGGCGGCGCCGAATGGTGCGCCAGCGGGCGTGGAGCACGACGTCGAGGTCTACAAGGCACAGCTCGGCGAACTCGACGGTGACCTGCGGCGCGGCACGATCTCCGCGAGCGAAGCCGAATCCGCGCGTGCCGAGATCGGGCGCAGGCTCCTGCGCGCCGCCGCGCAGACGGGGCAGGGTACGGGTGCGCCGGTCCGGCTGACGCCGGCCGCGCTCGGCATCGCCGTCGCCTTGCCGCTCGCCGCACTCGGCTTCTACGGCTGGGTCGGCTCTCCGCAGATGCCCGATGCGCCGCTTGCCGCGCGTGCGGACGTGGCGCCCGGCGACATCGACCTTCAGGCGATGATCGCGGCGGCCGAGGCGCGCCTGCGCGCGAATCCGCAGGATGGCCGGGGCTGGGACGTTCTGGCGCCCGTCTATCTGCGCGCGGGCGATGCCGGGAAGGCGGCCCAGGCGTATCGACAGGCGATCGGGCTTCTCGGCGAAACGCCGGTTCGGCTCATGGGCCTCGGCGAGGCGTTGACGCGTGGCGCCGGCGGCGAGGTTACGGACGAGGCGCGGGAGGCCTTCGAGCGTGTCGCGGCCGCCGAGCCAGAGATGACGGCGCCGCGCTTCTTCCTCGCGCTCGATCTTTCGCAGGAAGGGCGGTTCGCGGAAGCCGCGGAGGCCTGGCGCGCGCTTCTGGAGACGGCGCCGGCCGATGCGCCCTGGCGCCGGCTCGCCGAGGACGCCTTGCGCGATGCGCAGGCGCAGGGCGGGATGCCGTCCGGCGGGCCGACGGCCGCCGAGGTCGCGGCGCGCGCGGCCGCGACACCGCAGGGCGAACAGGGCGAGATGATCGCCGGTATGGTCGCGGGCCTTGCCGCGCGTCTCGAAGCCGAGCCGGACGATGCCGAGGGTTGGGCGCGGCTGGTCCATGCCTATTCGGTTCTCGGCGACCGGCCGGCGGCGAGCGCTGCGCTCGCGCGTGCCGGTGAGACGTTCGACCCCGGCTCGCCCGAATGGCGCCTGATCGAGACGGCTGCGCGCAACGCCGGCATCGAACCGTCTGCCGGCGAAGGGGAGGCGCGGCCATGA
- a CDS encoding ATP-binding protein produces the protein MLAVRVIGLSSIWAVAAFLVVGGLISNLYERTAFAGFEAVVRAQLYNLVNSVTVNEDDFLSGSPDLGDLSYAQPLSGWYWEVVPASDNTFGRLASFSLGAGQIAPVPTDAEPFDGQYRRSYLTDGLDGERVLVEEAEVVLDADNHAARFRVMGNASVVQADIARFNRTLALYLGLFGLGSILINALAILFGLRPLGTVRRALSAVRTGRAERLDGSFPAEIEPLAAEMNALIDNNRRIVERARTQVGNLAHSLKTPIAVLTNEADAIGGARGRLVAEQAGTMRVQVQHYLDRARVAALTEGSVARTPVGTSLERLVKVIRRLNPETNVEAPDAGTLGALVFAGEREDFEEMVGNLLENAAKWSAGRIVVSARADGPERLVVAVEDDGPGMTQEQMEGAARRGRRFDEAKPGSGLGLSIVSDTVSQYRGDFRMARAPIGGLRAELHLPRTALETMS, from the coding sequence CGGCGGGCTGATTTCGAACCTCTACGAACGCACGGCCTTCGCCGGCTTCGAGGCCGTCGTGCGCGCGCAGCTGTACAACCTCGTCAACTCCGTCACCGTCAACGAGGATGACTTCCTTTCCGGCTCGCCCGATCTCGGCGACCTCTCCTACGCGCAGCCGCTTTCGGGCTGGTACTGGGAGGTGGTGCCGGCGAGCGACAACACCTTCGGGCGGCTCGCATCCTTCTCTCTGGGCGCCGGACAGATCGCCCCGGTGCCGACGGATGCCGAGCCCTTCGACGGCCAGTACCGCCGCTCCTACCTGACTGACGGGCTCGACGGCGAGCGCGTGCTGGTGGAGGAGGCGGAGGTGGTGCTGGATGCCGACAACCACGCCGCTCGATTTCGCGTGATGGGCAATGCAAGCGTCGTGCAGGCCGATATCGCGCGCTTCAACCGGACGCTGGCGCTGTATCTGGGGCTCTTCGGCCTCGGCTCGATCCTCATCAACGCGTTGGCGATCCTGTTTGGCCTGCGCCCGCTCGGCACGGTGCGCCGCGCACTCAGCGCGGTGCGAACCGGACGGGCCGAACGGCTGGACGGTTCGTTCCCGGCCGAGATCGAGCCGCTGGCTGCCGAGATGAACGCGCTGATCGACAACAATCGGCGTATCGTGGAGCGCGCACGCACGCAGGTGGGCAATCTCGCCCACTCCCTGAAGACGCCGATCGCGGTTCTCACCAACGAGGCGGACGCAATCGGCGGAGCGCGCGGGCGCCTCGTCGCCGAACAGGCCGGCACGATGCGCGTGCAGGTACAGCACTATCTCGACAGAGCGCGCGTGGCCGCGCTCACGGAGGGTTCCGTGGCGCGAACGCCGGTCGGCACTTCGCTGGAGCGGCTGGTGAAGGTGATCCGGCGGCTGAACCCCGAAACGAACGTCGAGGCGCCCGACGCCGGCACGCTGGGCGCATTGGTCTTCGCGGGCGAGCGCGAGGATTTCGAGGAAATGGTCGGCAACCTCCTCGAGAACGCGGCGAAGTGGAGCGCGGGGCGCATCGTGGTCTCGGCGCGCGCCGACGGGCCGGAGCGTCTGGTCGTGGCGGTAGAAGACGACGGGCCCGGCATGACGCAGGAGCAGATGGAGGGCGCGGCGCGGCGCGGGCGCCGCTTCGACGAGGCCAAGCCCGGGAGCGGCCTCGGCCTGTCGATCGTGAGCGATACCGTTTCGCAATATCGCGGAGACTTTCGCATGGCCCGCGCGCCGATCGGCGGACTTCGAGCGGAATTGCACTTGCCTCGCACCGCCCTTGAGACGATGTCGTAG